Part of the Mya arenaria isolate MELC-2E11 chromosome 8, ASM2691426v1 genome, TGGCTAAGGTATCACTTTCAATGTAGATTACACTTACACATATCTGGCTAAGGTATCACTGCCAATGTGGATTACACTTACACATACCTGGCTAAGGTATCACTTCCAATGTAGATTACACTTACACATACCTGGCTAAGGAATCACTGCCAATGTAGTCAACATTTACACATACCTGGCTAAGGTATCACTTCCAATGTAGTCACACTTCAACATACATGGTAAAGGTATCACTGCCAATGTAGTCACACTTACACATACCTGGCTAAGGTATCACTGCCAATGTAGTCACACTTCAACATATTGGCAAAGGTATCACTGCCAATGTAGTCACACTTACACATACCTGGCTAAGGTATCACTGTCAATGTAGTCACACTTACACATACCTGGCTAAGGTATCACTGCCAATGCATTCCACACTTGCACATACCTGGCTAAGGTATCACTGCCAATGCATTCCACACTTGCACATACCTGGCTAAGGTATCACTGCCAATGCATTCCACACTTGCACATTCCTAGCTAAGGTATCACTGCCAATGTTGTCCACACTTACACATACCTGGCTAAGGTATCACTGCCAATGTTGTCCACACTTACACATACCTGGCTAAGGTATCACTGCCAATGTTGTCCAACTTACACATACCTAGCTAAGGTATCACTGCCAATGTTGTCCACACTTACACATACCTGGCTTAGGTATCACTGCCAATGTAttttacacatacacatacctGGCTAAGGTGTTACTGCCAATGTAGTCCACTCTTACACATAACTGGCTAAGGTATTAATGCCAATGTTGTCAACACTAACACATACCTTGCTAATGTATCACCGCCAATATACTCCACACTTACACATACCTGACTAAGGTTTCACTGCCAATTAAGTCACAATTACACATACCAGAGTAACGTATCACTGCCAATGTATTTAACACTGACACATACCTGGCTGACGTATAACTGCCATTGTAGTTCATTTTGTATACACGTACCTGGCTACACGTACCTGGCTTCATGTATCTGGCTTAACGTTCCTGGCTACACGTACCTGGTTATACGTACGCGGCTACATGTACCTGGTTATACGTACCTGGTTACACGTACCTGGTTATACATACCTGGTTACACGTACCTGGTTATACGTACGCGGCTACATGTACCTGGTTATATGTACCTGGTTACATGTACCTTGCTACACGTACCTGGCTACATTTACCTGGCTAAACGTACCTGGCTAAACGTACGTGGTTAAACGTACCTGGTTACACATACCTGGTTGTACGTACCTGGCTACACGTACCTAGTTACACGAACCTGGCTATACGTACCTGGTTACACGTACCTGGTTACACGTACCTGGTTATACGTACCTGGCTACACGTACCTGGTTATACGTACCTGGCTACACATACCTGGTTATATGTTCCTGGTTACACATACCTGGTTACACGTACCTGGTTATACGTACCTGGTTAGACGTACTCGGCTACACGAAACTGGTTATACGTACCTGGCTACACGTACCCGGTTATACGTACATGGCTACACGAACCTGGTTACACGTACCTCGCTACACGTACCTGGCTACATTTACCTGGCTAAACGTACCTGGCTAAACGTACGTGGTTAAACGTATTTGGCTACACGTACCTAACTTCACGTACCTAGTAACACGTACCTGGCTACAAGTACCTGTCTACATATATCTGGCTAGACGTTACTGGCTGCACTATCTGGCTACATGGCTACACATACATCGCTACACATAACTCGCTTACTGGCTACACGTACCTTTCTACACGTAACTGACTTTACGTACCTTGCTTCTCGTACCTGGATACACGTACCTGGCCCACGTATTGCTCCCAAAATAGTCCACAAATGCACGCTTAAGTACCGTATCGCGACCACGTGTACTGTTGAGACGTGCAAAAGGAATGTACCAGAAGCACCAATATCAATAGTTTTTTTAGATATGATAAACATTGAACGCAATACCAGAAACCGTAAATTTGTAGTTAGTAAGCTTCTATCTCATTAACAATCCTCCTCCGGCAGTATTTCAATCAAATTAAGCCATATCAGTTTGAAATATCCTGTCCCAATGTACGGCAATGCATTTTGATTTCCTTAACTAAGAATTCTAGTCTTCCATAAGAACAGTtcttgtaatacatgtatatagtttcGTTTGCATGAAAAAATCAACACGAGGAcataattaaatcaattttaattcaaacacatacttaatttatcttatcaattttaaacagaaaatggTTAAATGCTAGATGGCCTGCGattgaaaattaagaaaaaaaacccagatttctgaaataaaaattgcGTTGTTCTATTTATCTAGTGCGTTTCCTCCAGTTGGTAGGGCTGAGACGCCGAAGTGAGCTGGCGGCGTTGAGCTTAAAGCGACTGGAGCGGGAAGGGTCAGGTGTGCTAGCGCTCTTCATTCGGCCACGGAGCTTGGCGATCAATGACACGCCCGCTGGTAAGAACaagtaaatatataaagttaatTATAAGTAAACTATGAACACGCTGATGTTAAAGCATCCGCTGTGAGTCGTGGCGGTTCAGCTTCGGCCACGAGGCTAGTGCTGCTGTTTTAGGAGGAAAAAGAGCTTAAAATGAAAGATAATATACATACACAAACTATTTGTCCCTTAACCCGGCTCTGCAAAGACGGACTGGAGCTCGCTGGTAAATACAAGGGAGTAGTTgacaatacttaaaataattcCTAAGACAATTTAAAAGATATTGGCATTTTGCGACATCGAcccttttgataaaaaatagatTAAGTTGGTcaattcaaatcatttatttgataaaggccaccggccaaaaacaatcattatgtacaaacaaacacaaatgagACAATTACAGGTGAATGGTGAACACAGGTTACATGTGAAAATTATTTGGCATAGAATATATGTAGTGATAAATGTGCATATAATACCATGTACAAAGTAGAACAACCTTATATATagttatgaataaatatatatcagtatgGTGTTTTTCAACACTGTTatggtaaattattatttacaaattattccCGCAATTTTAAGGCATAGAAGATAAACATTGCTAAGTTATTAACAATGCTATCTGTTGTTGTGTTCAGTAAGAGATGAAATTTGTGCATGTTCGGATTATTGTAATACTTGCTGGGGAGATATTTGATCCTCAGATCATTAAAAGTAGTGCATTTCATTATGAAATGGTACTCAGTCTCAACCTctaattgacatattttacaaattctaTTTTATTAGGGAGTATTATAATATCTGCCTGATACAACTTCTAAATTATGAGCACTTCGGAACTTTCTTATTTGTACATTATTTAAGTATGTTCGTTCGTTGGGAGAGTAAGTAGAAACTCGTCACAACCGAATAATGACGGCGTTACATAGTGTCAAAtgcataccccccccccccccccccccccccctcagaaatgttgtattttgaataaacaatttcccatcattttaatactaataCTGCACAAGTGAAAGTTACTGGCAACATACATTAGTTTTTGGAACCGCACGTGTTTGGGACCATAAAGATACGAAAGGACTTACCGTGACTTGTGCTCGTCTCTTGATTAATAACTGTGGAGACAAACCgctgaaagaaagaaaaaaaaaacccatatagTTAACAAGGATGACTGTCACCTTAAAATTGTCACATTATAACAATACTTGTGCAGAAAAAATGAGTTATTTATTAAGAATTAATATAGAGTTTGCGTGCGCCATCAGCTTTCCTTGTCTACCCATTTCATCCTCTGGAGTAGAGATATGCTTGTATTGTATgccagtatatttttttctgcatgtCATCTGGCATTAATGtcaaagtgttcatttttatatCTATACAATAAGTCCATCAACACTTATTGGTTTCCGATTGAAAACCATCAGAATAACCTAATCAAAATAGTGTCAGTTAGTTAAGGCTCTTTCTGCgtgcatttaaaaacaagcaaattaGTTCGACGGCGTGTCTGACCTTGACTTGTTCAACAGACTCGTCCACAGGAGGGGTGTTGTCATCGTTTTTCTCATTCTCCTCATTTGACGGACCAACTTCCGGTTTGTCTTCCTGTTCCTGCTTGAGGTCAGAATGTGCGTCGTTCTGATTTATGACCTCTGTTTCCGTGAATTCTTCCTCGTTTTCAGCGAAGTCTATCGAGAGATGTGTCGTCTTGTGACATCTGGAACATTTGTTATAATACTGATAAGCATGTGCGTCAATACGAACACACTCATTAATATGGAGAActagatttatttaaaataaacaaaacaatccaATTATCTATTCAAACTAGAAACAAGACACTAAAACTAGCAAGAACTTCTTTTTCGTGTAAATGCCAAATACAATTGAATCAACACCGTCTATTGTTGTAACGAAACATCGTACGTTATTCAACATCAACGCTTTTCGCTGACTAGTGTATGTCGGGATAACGAGCTCATTCTAATGATATTATGATAATCACATAATATTGGATATATAGCATTTCTTGTTCTTAACCCGTATACATGTACATCGCCGTACCTGTGAAGAAGGCGCCCATGATCAACCTGCTCCTCCTCATCCACATGTGTATCACTTGAGGCCTGCAAGTGGTGGTGCCCCTCGATGACGGCCGGAAGGTCAGTGTAGGCCGCGGTCGGCCGCAACATGATCTGCTCATCCTCTGTCTCTTTATAGGGAATATGAAATTCGATAAATGAtattatgcaccaatcaattgtaaccacgccccctcccatgtccgggggtatacgggggatagccggggaaatggtccgtgtttttaccttccaggccTTACCTAGAATCCATGggttgcgggggcatttggccgggatTCTACCAGGAGTTCGTCTCTCTGGGCGGGGATTATACCCGGGCTATGCTGGACCGCAAGTCTAAGTCCCCGCTGTCCTCCGGACCtgggaggccgtggttacaattgactggtgcataagcaaACCATACAAATATATCGTACTGGTCATTATACACAGCACGATGTAACATGCACGAAATTGAACCGACATTTAGCTTAACATGTACAGCGTCTTATTTCATAAGTGCAATACACTGGATACCACAAACTGCCAAGTACACTTGTACATTACACCTGCTTGAGAAATTTCGCAATCTCAGAATTACGTTCATACACGTACAGTTCTTGTGCCAATTCTGCTATCAGAGCAGACGCCAATCTCAGCCTGGACCAGCTAGAGTCATTTCTCAATCTCCGAATTACGGGAATGCACGTACAGTTTCTGTGTCAATTCTGCTATCAAAGCAGACGACAGTTTCAGCCTAGACCAACTAAGAGTCATTTTTCAATCTTAGAATCGCGTAAAGAAAAGTAAAGGTTTTGTGCCAATTTTGCTATCAAAGCAGATGACAGCCTTACCCTGGACCTGCTCGAGACAGTTCTCCAGATCGAGACAGCGTTTCCACAGCTGTTTCTTCTGCTGTACCAGACGACCGATCTCACACTCCAACTCTTGCTCCACATTCTGTGTGTCCGTAATCtgcaaacacatacatgtatatgacctTTTATTTATAGCTTTTCGGTGAGTTTAAgaaatttatcagtgaaataaaaaatgctacTTCAATCTgatgttttactgtttgaatTGTTTGCCTGCTCTCACGTCCTTAATCATCAAACGTCAGCGCTCAAAAGTCTGGGACTAGAAACCTTCAATTTATTATCAGTTTATATTGTTTGAAGGCATTCATAACagataaaaaaacttgtttcagtgaaataacGCTTTCAATTAGGTgttcactcagtgaaatatattgcgagcGATATTGACCGGAACAAACGCTCATCCTCTAAATACTATATGTCGTACGATCACATgcagtattttgtattattttatcatatcttattgcattgaaatacaAATGCCTTGTTATTATACAACAATGTACTTCAACACTGCATTTCTTTACTCCATATCTTTAATACATAACTAAAATACTGTACAGCTTTCCTGTATTACTGTACTCAGGCCACTAATTGGTTCAATACATCAGATGAACGGGCGTTACCTCCTTGGAGAGCTGTCTGTGTTCTAGCGTGTTTTTGTGGTGGTCAACCAACCGCTTTGCCAGGTCCCGACCAGAATCGTCTGGAAAATAACGAAAATACAGATGTATAGCCAATGATCAAATTAAGAACTCTTTCAACTATATGATAGCACAACTATAACATGCAGGAAAAGTGTTTTCTCCTTGGCGTGACTTCTCGTGATTTCATTTGTAGTGACGAATAGTATACAATATGTCATTCATTTATAAAGAGAACACCTACTTGGCAAACATATTGCTGCATATTTTGCAAGTAGCCATCGTTCTTTGGAAAGAGTCAATGAATTGTTTAGAACTTGTTCATGCTAACCGTTTTTGTCCGTCTGTTGTCCCACAAGCCTGGCAAGGGTGAGCTCGTTCGTGTAGTCCAGCATCCCCAGTAGGCGGCTCCTCTCCACATCAAACTCGGACGACTCCGCTTTCATCGCCTCCTATTTGCAACCTTGTATATCTAATTATCATTCTTTACCCCATCAGGATCATTAAACTATCCACTTTAGCTTAGTGGTTCGTGAAAAAAGCCTGTTCCATGGGCGTTGACAATGCTGCAGTATGCTTCGCTAGATAGATATAATTATGCATATGTGTGCTTTCAAAGATCGCacttctgtttttgttttgaataattaagATTCTCTTTATGTcatggaaaaatatttattttaaaattaacacCACAAGGGCATTGTTATCTTCCTTGGTGCTTTCAACGTAATTGAACACTGTAAACTTAGTCAATATTTATAAGTGCAATAACAATTTTCTTCCCATATTTAATACTTGTTAAGTGAATTGAGgtattaaataaagtttacaacataaataaaaatttgatttatttgaattcacagttaagagaaaaaaatattgtgtttctCTTATAAAGGTTGATGCACTCACGCATTCCTGTGTGTACCGCTTCTCTGCGTCAGCCAGGCGCTCATTGATGCGAACAAGGTCGTCTAGACGCTGGCTTAACTCGGCCTCAACAAAACCTGATTGTGCGTAAGAGTTGCAAAACACTACctgattattttcatcatttaaaattatgttaaaagattatattgaaatcaatatatatatatattatacaatgaatatattttcttgccgttaaaaaaatactcatttaacacaattaataacaatgttttaatattccaaaaaggatgaattaatgtcgaaaacaaaggttcttatgaaggataacgagtttaattggaaagaaatgagcataaaacaggatatttctaccttatgagactaaagtagaccatcgtaaatcttttagcaatcaccaatcatttaatatgtttgcgcttCCTGCTATAAAATCCACGATTACAATCTTGCTATCAGTAAtttataatttctataaatgcattatttagtaagttgttaacggtttatcagtcaaatttgatgttttttatacatgagtattcatttattttgaataaaagagTAACTTTAAGTTgtataataatacaacaatacacacacaaaatgttttaattacaaaaaactGGCAGTAAGTCTCTCATGTATCGccatacaaatatacatgtggAAGGAAAGGTTCTTGAGTGCCGCTGAGATAGATACACGACCTTATGATGGAACAGTAAACAAAAACACCGGCGTTACCGTTGAGCCTCTGTTCCATCTGAACGTCCCCTTCCGTCACGTGCACCTCGTGGCCGCCCAGCTCGTGCTCCAGACGCTCTAAAAGGAAGTAAGGTTATCTTGTGCACCATTTCATTTACATAGTTAAAACTAACTTATCAAAATGTACGTGCATGCCGCTAATGTTTTAGATTCCAGGCAGCAGGAGGCTACCGAAACAGATAATGAAAGCGCTAAAGGCGGTGAAAGGCTGTAGGCGCGACAAGCGTGATTTTACTTTCCTTTACAATTCTGTTCCCAGGCAATAACAATCTAGTCAAAAGAATCTTTTGAGTGGCCCAAAACTGTAACCAataagtgcctgtcattacCTAAGGATAGAATATGTAAGTtgaatttttattacaattactTTTTTCATAACAGAAACTGATACAATTAAGGTActtggatatatgaacattgcctTCATCTGGCAAGTTTATTGctagtataaaataaatttaatgaaacgCGGTATTGGCTGaagacgttttgactatttctGGTTGGTAAAATCAAGACTTACCATTTTCTCCGTAATTATCATGATTATCTATTCCCCTTGGTTCCTCTACCAGAGTTCTTTAGATTAttcggcttgctttcaaattcacattaacgtCGCAATGAACGTATTGTAATAGGGCTTTGTTTTAATTGCCCTATACGTCCAATGTTCTAACCCCGGCACATTATTtattaaagcgacagtccgcaaatcgggcaaattagccatgaaaaaaaaaaaattcatctatgtgttgataagcattcctgactgacgaatcaaaaaaaaatttggttcaaatcgacctagaaatgagtttttcgtgtcattttcaatatctcttcttaactatcggcccccgagagttaacggttatataaatagaaaaaacagtgggattccaaagttcttgcgcatgcgcagggcgatactatttcccggtctctcctcgtaaaatccggtctcatccggtctcataattcccggttcataacttatggccccaggcaacggattgtgttgctgatgtttataacacgattttgacaatcttatttgtttttatatgtaacaaaatggtataaaatatataaacattatgtcttaatttatgcaatttgttataggtatacactatttatgcaattcgtgttaaaggtgtagagaaagatgcgatgcagtacaaatgctcatgttttttgcataaaagattgaggacggctagagtatgaagtaacttagaattgcaccttttaaattatgttatgttatgttattgttcttccttttatgtttaccccccccccccccgacataaAAAATTTTAAGcttaaatgattacaattgaaaaattccatgtttgcatatccgactcatatctgatttacatgtagtcaagcattgttattttttgtattactattatcaatagtatacttataactgaatttaatatgaaaaaaacacacactcaatgtgtttgttattcatgacattaatttcagtacatgtgcatttttcatgtttttatctttgcctaaatttattttatgttttattgatataaaatttgaaataaatagtgacataattatcatcaaatatctaatgttttaatcaactgtaatcttttgtaatcctattaccccccgcggtcattaacacctttttgatcacgcccgatagctactataaaacagagaccggaggagaccgggaccggatgagaccgggaccgggaaatagtatcgcccccaagagtagtcggaaaaaccgtagacctactttctcttttgccgtctaaaaatagcaactttcggcaattttcaatttgttaaatctaagttattaaagcgattttttaaaaaataattgcggttcagtcggtctgaaacaatgtggaacttattaaaaacttttgaaatacggttacttttgcggactgtcgctttaacaTGTGATGTCAAAAAGTAGCCTAAGATCTAACAatacctgatttcgatttgcgAAACATTAAGTGACACTAAtatacaaaatcaatacatacacatgtataacaaatatatattttgagtcataaaccattaactacttactaaatactgcattcatggaaaatatgaattactgataacaagattgtaatcttgtatttaataactgaaaacgcacaaataataaatgattggtgaatgctaaaatatttactgtgatctactatcatctcataaggtagaaataccctGATTTTAGCgcctttcattcaaattaaactcggtatccttcataagaacctttgtttaCAACGTCCATTCATActgtttggtatattaaaacaattgtattaagtgtggtaaatcttatttgggagtaagagtgcatctttaagtctGTAGGTTAAAATACGGAAATTACCCGTAACAAAGATtacattgtaatttattaaatatcgCTAAATACATCCAGTCATATATGCAGATTCATGAGACGAGATTTCTGAGAAGaattaaactaaattattaCTACTGCCACCGACCGTTTTCATTGATAAGGTCCTCAAGCTCCCGTTTGCATGTGCTGATGGCGTCACAGTCCTCGTGCAACAGCGTCTCCATCGTCTGCGCCCCACTGAGCAAGTCGCCGATCTTATCCGATAGACGCTCAGATAGACTCAGGGTTCGCTGGATGCTTGACTCGCGTGTTTTTCTCAGGTCTTATATAAAGAAACAGTAATCACATACCAGAAAGCATAATCCTCGTGATAAATGGTAATACTTTTGCCTTCAAGTTGCCTTACATTAAGTTACACACAATGCATTTTACAGGGCAAGTGGTACCGCTACAGTTTTTAcacacaaatattgtttttataggGCATACAATGTACAGGAGTTGAACATACATTAGTCATTACTGCATGTCAAATAATGCAAGATTAAACGCGTCTACGCACCAACAAGGGTCTCGTTAACATCCCTGATTTCGAGCAGTTGGGACCGGAAGGAGCGGATGACCCCAAGGATGCCCTCCGGGTCCGTAATCTCCGCCTGGACTCCCACTGACGTCATTTTCGGCTTAGTCTGGAACAGTGATAAACGGGAGTGTGAATTTCAACATCTCTACACGCACGTTTGGGTCCAAGTGTTACTTGAAGtcagatatcataaaataaGACTTATGTCTGCCTCGCCAAATAACGCGACTAAAATAATGAGCCGTTTGGGAATTGACGTGTCGTTTTGTTTGTCGGTAAAAGGAGAAAGCTTTGTATCACATCTTCGTTGACGTAGATCAAAGTTTTTCTATTTGTTTCTCATTTATTTCGGAAAAGTGTGTTTACTGTTTTGCAAGAATAACATAGAAATTATGACAATAGAAATAAACTCCGTGTAGTTGTAAATAGAATCTTAGAAGTCAGAAAATAAGTTAACGTTCTTGCCgaatagttttatttgaaaactcGTAAATGTTTGAATCAAAAAAGTATGAACCGTAACTTCATCATTACGTTTTACAAAATGCACCCCATACTCACAAAGGTTTATTGAGATTGACTGTGGAACAGACGTTGACGTTGTTATGGCAATGACGTGACGTCAAGCAGAGAAGCAGTAAATAACGTCACGTCGTCCTCGCTATAACGATATCTGTTTACTTTGATTTAAGACACTCTATTAGATACCGACGTTTATGAATTTCGATTATATAAGAAGGCTTAAAGATAGCATCACTGTTTCACCATTTTATCTAATTCATTACCAAAATAACAGCATTATCATAAGTGGGGAACCTCCGGAGATAAATTCACTTTCATAGGACGCCGTGCAAATGGCGCCGTTTTCCTCCTTTATTCATGTTTAATGTGATTCCTCCAGTGATCATGCACAACAAATACAGTGAACATTTATCCGATAAGAGATGTGGTAAACATCGTtccatttattgacaataaaatagaTAACACATAAGTATGGAGAGCTTTCTAGACACTCGCGCATTTGCTATTGTTGTGTTTCTGCTCGTTGAAGGAGATTCAACAAGAAGTTGCTACTCTTGAAAGTATACATTATATTCTATAAGCAATATACCTTCACTAAGGATTTGATATTCTTAAAATTTTATGTTATAATCTACATATAAGAAATATACGCTCACTTAGGAGCTTATACTCTTGAAACAATACATTAGAACctatataaaaatagttcaatatgTCATACACAGGGGGGCTCCACcaagaacattttaaagaataagAGGCTAAAGGTGCTATATTTCAGTGTCAATATGaacttttgtttgtcatttaAGTACTACTTTACTTACTACCAAGACGATATCGCAACATATGTATCTAACAGGGCTACATATCAACATCTTTCTACAAAGGCTAAATCCACACGTTTTTCTACCAGGGCTACACCTCAGCATGTATGTTAAGTTAGCCTAGTGGCGtagcggcctaacggcgtgaagttagcggcctagcggcgtgaagttagcggcctagcggacTAACGGAGTGAAGTTAGCTAACTGGGCCTCTAAGCTgctgaactgcttgatcgaaatttttgaaaaaatgtttttaatcgcttcagattgataatttgtgcattaaaacaattaatttgtcattttttaaaagaaaacgtATGGGAAAATgctctgaatagaaaacaatttaaggccgctttTTAATGTATGGATacaaaaaactttgatttttcTTGTATTCCAAAAAATGCATTAccaattgctttgaaatagagaaaacaaataggccgctaggtcgccaactttacgccgctatgccgacaggccgctaggccgcttactccACGCCGCTAGACCgataacttcacgccgctaggccgctaacttcacgccgctaggccgctaactttacgtACATCACCAGGACTAATGCTCGTGTTTTTCTTCAAGGTTAACAACTAAGTGTGTATCTACGAGGGCTAAAACTTAGA contains:
- the LOC128244467 gene encoding uncharacterized protein LOC128244467, whose translation is MTSVGVQAEITDPEGILGVIRSFRSQLLEIRDVNETLVDLRKTRESSIQRTLSLSERLSDKIGDLLSGAQTMETLLHEDCDAISTCKRELEDLINENERLEHELGGHEVHVTEGDVQMEQRLNGFVEAELSQRLDDLVRINERLADAEKRYTQECEAMKAESSEFDVERSRLLGMLDYTNELTLARLVGQQTDKNDDSGRDLAKRLVDHHKNTLEHRQLSKEITDTQNVEQELECEIGRLVQQKKQLWKRCLDLENCLEQVQETEDEQIMLRPTAAYTDLPAVIEGHHHLQASSDTHVDEEEQVDHGRLLHRCHKTTHLSIDFAENEEEFTETEVINQNDAHSDLKQEQEDKPEVGPSNEENEKNDDNTPPVDESVEQVKRFVSTVINQETSTSHAGVSLIAKLRGRMKSASTPDPSRSSRFKLNAASSLRRLSPTNWRKRTR